GGCCGCGCCCATGTCGATGCCTTTTTTCAGGCGTTCGGGATTGGTCACGAAAAAGTCGTCGCCCACGATCTGGATGCGGTCGCCGAGGGTCTTCGTGCATTTCACGTAGCCGTCCCAGTCGTTCTGGTCGAGACCGTCTTCGATGGAATAAATGGGATACTTATCGATCCACTTGGAATAGATTTCCACCATCTCGTCCGCGGTGAAAAGTTTCGAGGGATTCGACTTCCAGAACTTGTAGCCCTTGCGGCCGCCTTCATCGAAGAGTTCGGACGACGCGCAGTCGAGCGCGATCTGGATCTGGCTGCCCGCCTTATAGCCGGCGGCACCGATCGCTTCCATAATCACTTCAAGCGCTTCCTCGTTGCCGAGGTTCGGCGCGAAACCGCCTTCATCGCCGACGGCCGTGACGTGGCCCTTCTTTTTAAGGATACCTTTGAGCGCGTGGAAAATTTCCGTGATCCAGCGCAGGCCGTCCGAAAATTTCTCGGCGCCGACGGGCGCGATCATGAATTCCTGGAAATCAATTTTGTTGTCCGCATGCTTGCCGCCGTTGATGATGTTGGCCATGGGAACGGGCAGCGTGTATTTCTTGTTCTTATGAAGGTTGCCGATGTGCTTCCAGAGCGGAAGGCCTTCGGATTCGGCGGCGGCGCGGCAGGCGGCCATGGAAACCGCGAGGATACCGTTCGCACCGAGCTTCGCTTTGTTCGGCGTGCCGTCGGCTTCGATCATGAGCTGGTCGAGCGCTTTCTGGTCGAGGGCGCTTTTGCCTTTCAGGACTTTCGCGAGGACTTTGTTGGTGTTCGCAACCGCTTTTTGGACCCCTTTGCCGAGGTAGCGGGATTTGTCGCCGTCGCGGAGCTCGACCGCTTCGTATTCGCCGGTGGAAGCGCCGCTCGGAACCGCCGCGCGTCCTACGACGCCGTTGGCCAGAAGCACGTCCGCTTCGACCGTGGGGTTGCCCCGGGAATCCAGGATTTCGCGAGCTTTGATTTGGGTAATTTTAGGAGAAGAAGCCATGGGTTTTTCCTTTTCTTTGCCCTTGCGGGAGTCGTTTGAATATTCGGGGATTATACAAGCGGCGGAGGATGGGTTCAACCCTCTTACAGCGTCAAAGGCTGCACTGCCATCGAGCAGGCCTTATGCATTTTTAGCCTTGGGGACACGCCTGAAGGCATGTCCCCGTCCATGCTTACGGTTGGACCGGGGCCGCGGCTTTTCCGTCTAGCAGCAGTTGGAGCGCCGCGGGATAAATTTGGTATTCGACCGCATGGACTTTGGCTTCGAGCGTCTCCAGCGTATCCCCCGCAGCCACCGGCACTTTTCCCTGCAGGATGATTTTCCCGGTATCCACGCCCGTGTCCACAAAATGGACCGTCACGCCGGTTTCTTTCACACGCGCCTCGAACGCATCCTTGATGCCGTGCGCGCCCGGAAAAGCCGGAAGAAGCGAGGGATGGATGTTGATGATCCTTCCCCAGTAGCGCAGCACAAAGGTGTCGGACAGGATGCGCATGTAGCCGGCCAGCACGATCAAGTCGATGCCCGTGAGCTCGAACTGCCGCACGATCTCCGCCTCGAATTCTTCTTTTGACGCGAAGGCCTTGCGGTCGACAAGCACCGCGGGCACTTTCAATTTTTCCGCGCGCGCGAGAACGCCGGCGCCCGGCTTATCGCAAATGAGCAGCGCGGCCTGGGCCTTGACGCGCCCGGCCTGAATTTCTTTTACGATGTTCTCGAAGTTGCTTCCGCTGCCGGAAGCCATGAAAGCAATTTTTTTCAAAGTTCGCTCTGGTCCTCTTCGTCTTCCTGTTTTGCCGAATACAATTTCTTCCGCCCCGCTCCCGCGACGACGATGACGATTTCGCCCTTGGCCTCGCGCTTGGAAAATTTCTCCAAAAGCTGCGCGAGCGTGCCGCGCGCCACTTCCTCGAACTTCTTCGTCAGTTCGCGCGCGACCGCGGCCTCTCTATTACCCAGGACCTCGAACAAATCCGCGAGCGATTTGGCAAGCCGGTACGGCGATTCGTAAAAGATCAGCGTCTCTTCATAGCCCGAAACGCGTTCGATTTCTTTTTTGCGCTTCTGCGCCTTTTGCGGCAGGAAGCCAAGGAACGCGAAGGCGTCCGGCGCGAGCCCGCTCGCCACAAGCGCGGTCACCGCGGCCTGCGCGCCCGGCAGCACTTCGACCTTGATCCCCCGCTCCAGCGCCGCGCGCACGAGATCAAAGCCCGGATCGGAAATGAGCGGCATGCCCGCGTCGGAGATGAGCGCCACGTTTTCACCGCGGCCCAGGCGGTCCAGGATTTCCACGCGCTTGTTTTCCGTACTGTGCTCGTGAAAGCTGAGGAGCGGCTTCTTGATTTCGAAGTGCTGGAGCAGGCGTCCCGAGTGCCGCGTATCCTCGCAGGCAATGCAGTCCGCGTCTTTGAGCGCGTCGAGGGCTCTCAGGGTGATGTCGCGCATGTTGCCGATGGGCGTGGGGACAATGGTCAGCATGATTCTTCCGGCGGAAAAAAGCGGCAGTTAACGGTTTCTTTCCAGCACGTAATCGAGCAGGCGGTCCAGGCTGCGGCGCGCGGGACCTTCTTCGAAAACCGCCAGCTCCTGGCGCGCCTTGTCGCTGAATTCGCGGGCGCGCTTCATGGCGTACTGGATGGCGCCTTCTTCGCGAAGCATGCCGGTCAAGGCCTGCAGGCTTTCGGGCGTCATGGGCGAACGGAAAATCTGCTCCGCGGCTTCGCGCTTCTTGCCGCCGGAAACCGAAAGCAGGTAAATGAGCGGCAGCGTGAGCACGCCGGCCGCGAGATCCGCGCCGAGCGTTTTTCCGAACTCGTCTTCGTTGCCGGTCAGGTCCAGGCAGTCGTCCACGATCTGGAACGAAATGCCGAAATAGCGCCCGAAATTCTGCAGCGCCTGCGATTCTTTTTCGGAAGCGCCGGCGAGCAAACCGCCGCCCGCCGCCGAGCACGCGAGAAGCGACGCTGTTTTCTTGTCGATGATTTCGAGGTATTCGTCTTCGGTGAGCCGGAAATTGTTACGCTCCTTCAGCTCGTGGATCTCGCCGTCGCAGACTTCCCCGGCGGTCTTCAGGAAAAGCGCGACGATACTTTGATTGTGCGTCTCGAAAACGGCCTTGATGGCCTGATCGTGGAGATAATCGCCGACCAGCACCGCCACCTGCGGCGACCATTTCAGGTGCACGGTCTCGAGGTTGCGGCGCAGATGCGCGGCGTCGATGATGTCGTCGTGGATGAGCGTGGCGCTGTGAAAGATCTCGAAGGCCGAGCCCAGCCGCGTCGCGCTTTTTTCGGGTCCGGACGCGCTGCTTTTCACGGCGGCGCCGAGCAGCGTGAGCGCGGGACGCAGCAGTTTTCCCTTGGCGGAAAAGAAATAACGGACGACAGCCTCGGTCAGGTCGTTGCGGGTGGAAAGGATGTCGAGGATGGTGTCGGGAACCGCGGCAAGCTGTTTCTCCACCGGGAGATAGATTTCTTCGAGGGTGATGGTCTGGCTCATAAGGGCGCCATTATAACAGAATCCCTTTAAACTCGTAGAGGAAAAGATGCGATAATTAGAGAAGTTTCCGCTGAAGAAAACAGCGGTTCGGGCGTCGAAAAAGGGAGAGGGTTTCCAATGAAATTCCGTCAGAGTGCCGTGATCGCAGGGCTTGCCGCCTTCATCCTGTTTCCGCTTTCCGCGGAGGCGGGCATCAAAAACAAAGGCGATGACGCCGTCTCTCTCGAAGTCGAGAGAGATTCCGGTTTTACCCAGCAGGTCAGCCTTTATCCCGGCCAGACCATCGACATTCCCGAGGGCGCCACCGCCATCCGGATCGTTCCCCGCTCTCTCAGCACCCGCGGGGACGAAAGCATCGAAGTCGTGATCACCGAACCCAACGGCAATTCCTCGACGCTCAAGGAACCCGGCCAGTCCTACAAGCTCGGCACCCCGCCGGACTCCACAGCTGAACCCGCGGCGCTCAAGCCCGGCAAAGTCACCAACAAAGGCAACATCAACGTCGACATCGTCATCACGCACGCGAGCGGGCTCACCGACGAGCGCCAGATTTACGTGGGCCAGCCCGTGGATTTGTCGGAAGACGTGACCCAGGTGCAGGTCCTGGCCAACAGGCGCCTGCGCGGCGACGAGATCGTCAGGGTCTCGGTGAACATGCCGGACGGCGAAGTGGTCCAGATCACGAGCCTGGGCGGCATCGCGAAATTAAAACAAAACGGCAGCTGACCGCTCAGCCGCGGAGCCGCGACGCGAGACGGTCGAGCCCCTCGCGGAACACCGAAGGCTCCGGCAGCAAGCTCACCACCGCGTAATCCCCGCCTTCGAAATCGAAAAAATATCCGGGATGCACGAACACGCGGTCCCTTTCCAGCAGCTCCAGCACCCACTCCTCATCGTGCCGGCCTTGGGGCAGCGGCGCGACCGTGTACCAGCCGCCTTCCGCGGCAAGAAACCGGAGCGGGCCTTTTTCATCCCGCGCGGCCGCGTAATTGCCGCGCACGCGGTCCAGGATTTCGCCGGTGATGGCGGGCTGCGAACGAAACCATGCGGGCAGCGCGTTTTGCGGCGGCGTGCCCGCGGACAAATACGTGTCCGCGATCACTTCCAGGCGGCGGAGCGCCTCGACCCGCTCAGGCCCCGGGCCGCTGACCACGATCCATGAAATTTTCATCTGGGGCAGGCCCAGGATTTTGGAGATGCCGCTCATCGTGAACGTGAGCGTTTCGGTTTCTCCCGCGAAGCTGGCCGGTGCGCGGCCGGACTGGAGCGGGTAATCGAGAAATACCTCGTCACAAACGAGCGCCAGGTTGCGCGTAAGGCAAAAATCGCGCAGCCTCGTACGCGCGGCCCCTTCCATGTAATTTCCCGTGGGGTTATTGGGATTGACGAGGATAAGCCCCTTGCAGGTTGCCGGAATATCCGCTTCGAGCGGCGCCCAGTCCACGGTCCAGCGGCCGTCGTAAGACAGCGGGTACGGGATCAGCTCCGCGTCGTGAAGGCCCGCGAGATAATCGAACAAAGGGTAGCTGGGTTTGGGCGCCAGCAAACCGTCGCCGGGGTCCGCAAGCAGACGGAAAATAAAACCATAGGCCTCACTGGTATTGGCCGTGAGAAAAACCTGCTCGGGCTCGACCGCGATGCCTTTGCGGGCATAATACGCGCAGACCGCTTCCCGCGCTTTCAAAAGCCCGCGCGGGTCGGGCGCGTACGTGAGATTGGCGGGATCGCGGAAAGCTTCCAGAAGCTCCGGATCGAGATAAGAAAACCCGCAGCGCGTAGGGTTGGATTCCGTGAGGTCGAGAAACGGTTCGCCGCGCTCCCGCAGTTCCTGCAGCTTGGAGGCGATGCGGTTGGGCGAAGTGGCCCAGCCCGTCCGGCGCGAAAATCTCATGGCGGGCCGCCGATGAAAAAGCGGTACGTCGTGGACGTCCCGTCGGAACGCAGCATCTCGTCGAATTTCCTGCGCAGCCACTGCTTGAAGAGTTTGCGCGTGAACGGCACCATGATCAGGATCGCGATGCAGTCCGAGATCACGCCCGGCGTGATCATCAGGATGCCCGCCAGAAAAATCAAAAACCCGTCCATCATTTCTTCCGCCGGGACGCGTCCCGCGCGCAGCTCGTTCTGGATGCGGGAGAGCGTGCGCATGCCCTGGATGCGCATGGCCGCGGCGCCGGCAAAGCCCATCACCAGGACAAACGCGAGCGTCGACCAGAACCCGAACACTTCGCCCAGCTTGATGAGGACAAGCATTTCGACGAACGGCAGCGCGATAAAAACAAAGAGAAGCCTTCCGAACATTATTTCTGTTTCCTTTTCATGAGTTCCGCCGCTTCGAGCAGGTCCGCGATTTTCTTCATCAGCTCTTCGGGCACCAGCGGCTTGGCGATGAAACTGTGGATTTCCCAGTCGCTGAAAAAATCCTTCATGCTGGGCTTGGCCGTCATGATAAGCACCGGGATTTTTTCCGTCCCGTCTTTTTCTTTTTTCAGCCGCTGCACCAGGTCGTAGCCGGTCATCTTCGGCATGAGGATATCCGACAGGATCAGGTCGGGCTTTTTGGTCTTGATCATGAGGTAGCCTTCTTCGCCGTCGAAGGCCGTCAGCACCTGATAGCCGTGCGTCTGCAGGCGGCTGCTCAGGAGCTTCACGATGATGGGCTCGTCGTCGATGATCAGAATTTTTTTCGGCGCCTGCGGCGGGGGCGAGGCCGGCGGAGAAGACGCGGGAAGCTTTCGCAGAGCCTCGGATTTCGGCGCCGCGGGCTTTGCAGCGCGCGAGGGCGCCGCAGGCGGCTTTGGGGGCGCGCCGGACTTCGGAATATGGCAGCGGCCGCAGTAGCCGCGCTCCTGTTCTTCGCGGTCCAGCATGGACCCGCAGGACAAACAAGCCAAAACTCTTTTCATGGGACTCACGTCCCCCTCTCCTTAATCCTCTCCCCCTTCCAGGGGGAGAGGGAAGGGTGAGGAGGTTCGTTGTGTCATCTTAACGTGACAAAGGGCTCAAATCAACCCGTCGTTTTTTTGTAAAGCGCCGCGCCCCAGCTTCTCCCCCGCAGCACGCGGAGCCTTTTCAGGCCCGGTCCGCGGAACTCGCGGAGAAACGACGGAAAATTTTTGAGATGAATGCCGGACACGATCAAACGGCCGCCCGCCTTCACCGAACGCGCAAGCACGCCTTGCGTTTCGAGAAGGACCTTGGAAATCATGTTCGCGGCCACGAGCTCGAAACGGGATTCCGGTTTCAAACGATAAATGTCGCCGCGCTTCATGGCCGCACCGCTTACGCCATTCAGCTTAAGATTAAAACGCGCGGTGCGCACGGAGCC
This portion of the Verrucomicrobiia bacterium genome encodes:
- the eno gene encoding phosphopyruvate hydratase, whose protein sequence is MASSPKITQIKAREILDSRGNPTVEADVLLANGVVGRAAVPSGASTGEYEAVELRDGDKSRYLGKGVQKAVANTNKVLAKVLKGKSALDQKALDQLMIEADGTPNKAKLGANGILAVSMAACRAAAESEGLPLWKHIGNLHKNKKYTLPVPMANIINGGKHADNKIDFQEFMIAPVGAEKFSDGLRWITEIFHALKGILKKKGHVTAVGDEGGFAPNLGNEEALEVIMEAIGAAGYKAGSQIQIALDCASSELFDEGGRKGYKFWKSNPSKLFTADEMVEIYSKWIDKYPIYSIEDGLDQNDWDGYVKCTKTLGDRIQIVGDDFFVTNPERLKKGIDMGAANAILIKVNQIGTVTETLEAIRMAQKADYGVVTSHRSGETEDAFIADLAVGTGAGQIKTGSLSRTDRIAKYNQLLRIEEQLGAKAVYARLQNLAVART
- the purN gene encoding phosphoribosylglycinamide formyltransferase; this translates as MKKIAFMASGSGSNFENIVKEIQAGRVKAQAALLICDKPGAGVLARAEKLKVPAVLVDRKAFASKEEFEAEIVRQFELTGIDLIVLAGYMRILSDTFVLRYWGRIINIHPSLLPAFPGAHGIKDAFEARVKETGVTVHFVDTGVDTGKIILQGKVPVAAGDTLETLEAKVHAVEYQIYPAALQLLLDGKAAAPVQP
- the rsmI gene encoding 16S rRNA (cytidine(1402)-2'-O)-methyltransferase; the protein is MLTIVPTPIGNMRDITLRALDALKDADCIACEDTRHSGRLLQHFEIKKPLLSFHEHSTENKRVEILDRLGRGENVALISDAGMPLISDPGFDLVRAALERGIKVEVLPGAQAAVTALVASGLAPDAFAFLGFLPQKAQKRKKEIERVSGYEETLIFYESPYRLAKSLADLFEVLGNREAAVARELTKKFEEVARGTLAQLLEKFSKREAKGEIVIVVAGAGRKKLYSAKQEDEEDQSEL
- a CDS encoding polyprenyl synthetase family protein — protein: MSQTITLEEIYLPVEKQLAAVPDTILDILSTRNDLTEAVVRYFFSAKGKLLRPALTLLGAAVKSSASGPEKSATRLGSAFEIFHSATLIHDDIIDAAHLRRNLETVHLKWSPQVAVLVGDYLHDQAIKAVFETHNQSIVALFLKTAGEVCDGEIHELKERNNFRLTEDEYLEIIDKKTASLLACSAAGGGLLAGASEKESQALQNFGRYFGISFQIVDDCLDLTGNEDEFGKTLGADLAAGVLTLPLIYLLSVSGGKKREAAEQIFRSPMTPESLQALTGMLREEGAIQYAMKRAREFSDKARQELAVFEEGPARRSLDRLLDYVLERNR
- a CDS encoding pyridoxal phosphate-dependent aminotransferase; protein product: MRFSRRTGWATSPNRIASKLQELRERGEPFLDLTESNPTRCGFSYLDPELLEAFRDPANLTYAPDPRGLLKAREAVCAYYARKGIAVEPEQVFLTANTSEAYGFIFRLLADPGDGLLAPKPSYPLFDYLAGLHDAELIPYPLSYDGRWTVDWAPLEADIPATCKGLILVNPNNPTGNYMEGAARTRLRDFCLTRNLALVCDEVFLDYPLQSGRAPASFAGETETLTFTMSGISKILGLPQMKISWIVVSGPGPERVEALRRLEVIADTYLSAGTPPQNALPAWFRSQPAITGEILDRVRGNYAAARDEKGPLRFLAAEGGWYTVAPLPQGRHDEEWVLELLERDRVFVHPGYFFDFEGGDYAVVSLLPEPSVFREGLDRLASRLRG
- a CDS encoding FxsA family protein, with protein sequence MFGRLLFVFIALPFVEMLVLIKLGEVFGFWSTLAFVLVMGFAGAAAMRIQGMRTLSRIQNELRAGRVPAEEMMDGFLIFLAGILMITPGVISDCIAILIMVPFTRKLFKQWLRRKFDEMLRSDGTSTTYRFFIGGPP
- a CDS encoding response regulator: MKRVLACLSCGSMLDREEQERGYCGRCHIPKSGAPPKPPAAPSRAAKPAAPKSEALRKLPASSPPASPPPQAPKKILIIDDEPIIVKLLSSRLQTHGYQVLTAFDGEEGYLMIKTKKPDLILSDILMPKMTGYDLVQRLKKEKDGTEKIPVLIMTAKPSMKDFFSDWEIHSFIAKPLVPEELMKKIADLLEAAELMKRKQK